Genomic DNA from Haloarcula marina:
AGGTAAGAAAAGTAGAAGTTACGGATAGGGAAAATAGCTAGCAAATAGTAAGTAAACTGTGTATTGTTGTAGAAAGAAGAAATACACTCCATAGGGGCTTAAGACCGTCAAAATGTGTTGGTAGAATAATCCAATGTGGGGTTCTTATGTGGGATATTATGGATAGTGTATTCGTGTGTAACGACAGAATTAATATTTATTACGACAGTTGAGTTCGGTTCGCATTCGGTGTCGACGGCGGCCCCGACAGCCTTCGTCGGACTGGTATAACGAATGTACCTGTGTTAGACTAACTGCGGTGTCGGGGTGGTGGTCGGCCATTCGTCTTCCCCCGACGATTCCGATTCGACCGACGACCCGAACACCAGACTTGGAGTGACGACTTCTTGCTCTCATGCGGAGGAATCCATTGCTCGAAATCGGGCGTAGAACACTACAATTCGAAGATATTCTCCAAAAAAGTCCTTCAAATTCCGAATTAGGTTTTGTGGCGGCTAAAATAGGTAGAATAGCCCTCTCTAACCTCCAAAATCCCGACTCATGGGAATATATTAGAAAAATAGATTCAAAACTCCCGGTATGGGGCAAAAATATATTTATAACTCATTCACCTGTCCGCCAAATCACCACAGACGTGGACCTCTCGCGATGCCTTCCAACGCGCTACTGACCCACGTCGACCGATTCGCCGCACCCGTGGGCGGCGGGAGGTTCCGACTCTCTATTGACCTATGTATCGAACAATACTGGTACAGTTGGTACTGAGGTAACTGGAGCTAAAATACTCGAAAATACCCCTATTATAAACGGGTTTAATACTCTACCGGCCACCATCAGGTGATGACGCAGGACTCAGAGAAGCTGTCTGACCGCGTTTCGCGGCGTACGTTCATCGCGACCACAGGTGCAACGGGTGCGGCGGCCATCGCCGGTTGTTCCAGCGGGAGCAGTTCGGAATCCGAGGGCGACGGGTCCAGTTCCGACGGCGCCAGCGACGACGACTCGGACTCCGAGGAGATGACCGAGGCAGAGGAGACCGAGAGCGGGTCCGGCGCGCCCACGGCGCTCGAATCCGGCGGCTCCTCGACGGTGTACCCCATCATGAACACCGCCTCGTCGTACTGGAACGCCAATCGCCCGGCCAGCGACACCGAGTACTGGCCCCACGGCGAGTACGGCATCGAGACGGACAAGGCGCTGGCCGACTACTGGGCCGGTCTGTACGGCTTCGAGGCCGGTGGCGAGGAAGGCCCGCCGTTCCAGTTCACGGTCGGACTCTCGCACTCCGGGACCGGCGTCGAGAAGGTCATGAACGGCCAGCACGACATCGGGAACTCCTCGGGGAACGTCGAGGACGAACTGCCGGATCGCGACTCCTACGACCAGTTCGTCGACCACGTCGTCGGCGTCGACGGCCAGCCCATCGTCGTCTCCTCGGAAATCGCCGACGCGGGCCTCGAAGGCATCACCGGCCAGCAGCTGAAGGACCTCTACAAGGGCCGCATCAGCAACTGGCAGGAGATAGACAGCAGCCTGCCGGACCGCGAGGTTCAGGTCCTCGGCCGCGTCAAAGGCTCCGGGACGCGAACCTCGTTCGTCTCGAACGTCTTCGGCAACCCCGAAGAGGACACCACCGTCGCCAACCGCTTCGGTCAGAACCAGCGCCTCGCGCAGGCCATCGCGCAGGCCGACAACGCCATCAGCTACCTCGCGCTGGCGTTCCTCGACACCGACGGCGTCACCCCCATCGCGCTCGAATGGGAGGGGACGACCTACGCCTACGGCGACGACGAGAACGGCCTCGACTCCACCAGCTACCCGCTCTCGCGTGACCTGCACTGCTACACGTGGGAGGGCACCTCGAAGAAGGAAGCCGCGGTCATCAACATGGTCCTCCACGACTTCGGTCAGGACCTCTTCGTCGCGCCGAACGACTACTTCACGCTCGGCAAGCGGCGGCAGGAAGAAGAGAAGGCGAAGCTCCCCGACCAGGTCTAAGCACACCTCGTCGCGGTCTCAGGGCAGACAGCACGATTGGTCCACTTTTTCAGACAACGACATGATAGACGACGTACGTACGAACACACGCGAGACGATACTCGGGGGCGACGCCGCGGAGGGGTCGCTGCTGGCGGTCGGCGCGTCGGCGGTGACCCTCGTGGCGACCATCGCCGTGTTCCTGTTTCGACCGGCGATGGCGCTCCCGACGCTTGGGGCGTTCGCCTTCGTGACCGCTATCGGCTGGGTCACGTATCAGGCCGAGATGGCGCGGTTGCTGACGCTCGTCGCGACGGTGTTGACGGTGTTGACGGTCACGTTCATCACCATCTTCCTCTTCGCGAGCGCGGTGCCAGCCTTCGTAGAGCACGGCCTCGGATTGCTTCTCATCCCCGAGCAGAACGGCGAACCAATCTGGTTCTTCTGGTTGGACGCGCTCCTCCCGAGCGCGGAGACGTACTGGAACCCCCTCAGCGGGGCGTACTCGCTGATTCCGATGATTTGGGCGACGGTCGTCGTCACCGTCATCGCCGGGGCCATCGCCGGACCGCTCGGCCTCTTCGGCGCGTTGTTCATCGCCGAAGTCGCCAGCGACGGCATGCGCGAACTCATCAAACCCGGCGTCGAGGTGCTGGCGGGCATCCCCTCCATCGTCTACGGGTTCATCGGCTTTCAGGTGCTGAACGGCTTCGTCCAGACCTCGTTTCTGGACGACGGCGCGAGCTTTCTCATCGCGGGCGTGGTCGTCGGCATCATGGCGCTGCCGACCGTCGTCTCCGTCGGCGAGGACGCCCTCTCTAGCGTCCCGGACTCGATGGGCGACGGCTCTATCGCGATGGGCGCGACGCGCTGGCAGACGATGAAGAGCATCTCCATTCCCGCGGCGTTCTCGGGCATCTCCGCCGCCGTCATCCTCGGACTGGGGCGGGCCATCGGCGAGACGATGGCCGTCGCCGCCATCATGGCGTCGGGCACGCTGTTCGCGGACCCGCTGTACGACATCTTCGACGCGAACGCGACGCTGACGAGCCTCATCGCCACCCAGTACGGCAGCGCGTCCGAGAGCACCATCGACGTGCTGTTCGTCGCCGGTGTGATGCTGTTCGTCATCGTCGCCGGGATGAGCGTCGTCTCGCAGTACATCGAACAGCAGATGAAAGCGAAACTCCGGGGGAACCGATGAGCGACGCCTACGCGACCGAACGCGACGACGCGCTGGTCAGTGCCGAATCGAACGTCTACGACCGCGGCCTCGACGGGGCCATCGCCCTCAGCGTCGTCGGCTTTGCGCTGGGGATGATTACGCTCGTCGACCTCGTGCCGCTCGACAGCACCGGCGCGGCCCTCGGCGAGTTCTTCCTGACTATCCTCGCCGTCGTTGTCGGCGGCGTCGGCGTCGTCGGCCTCTCCTCGTGGGCGAATGTCACGCCGGTATCCGCACAGCGAGTCCGTGGCATCGCGCTCGGCCTCGTCGTCGGAACGCTCGCGCTGACCGTCGCCGCCTACGCCCTGCCGGTGTCGCTGGCGACGCTGCTCGGCGGCATCCTCCTCGTCGAAGCGCTCGGCATCGCGGCCGCCGGGGTGGCTTCGGCGACAGGCGTCGTCGACACCGAACCGAACACGAGCGCGGGCCTCCTCGCCGGTGGCGTCTTCGGCGTCGTCGGCCTCTTCATCGGGGCCGCCATCGGCGGGTCGCTCGTCGGCTTCGACTCCCTGCTGTGGCTGGTCGTCGCACTGGCCGCCGGCGCGGCATTGACGGTGTTGGCCGTCGTCCCGCGCGAGGACCTCGGGTCGACGCTCCCGGCGGCGCTCGTCGTCGGTACGCTCGGTTTCACCATCGCCACCGCCGTCGTCGGCGTCGGCTGGCAGTGGGACCCCCAACAGCTCTCCGGCGGGTTCACCGGCGGTGCGGTCATCCCGGGCTTCGTCCTGTTCGGGGCGATTCTCTCTGCGTGGTCGGCCGCGAAGTGCCGCGCCGGATTCGGGGCGCGCGGCCGCGAGTACGGGGCTTTCCTCGTCATCAACCTCAACGCCCTCCTGATGGTCGCCATCATGGTGACTATCGTCGTGTTCGTCACGCTGAAAGGCGCTGGCTACGCCGTCCACGGCCTCGCTATCGGTGCAGTGTCGGCGCTGGTCGTCCTCGCGCCGCTGGCCGTCCTCGCGGTCAACACCGCACGGACGCCGGCGGGCACGAACGAGTGGCACGGCGGCGCGCGGCAGTTGTTCCGCCTGCTCCCGCTGGCGACCGTCGGCTCAATCGCGGCGGTCCTCCTCTCGGTCCTCCTCACCGGCGACCGACTCGAATACCCGTTCACCTACACGGTTCTTGTCAATCGCCAGTCCCAGACGCTCGACACCTTCGTCGCGGTGACGCCGGAGACGAGCGTCGGGTCGCTGTTGCTCGCCGCGCCGATGCTGTTGTTGTTCGTCTACTTCTTCCGGTCGTACGGCAGTCTCCGGAACGTCGGGAGTCGGAACGCGTCCGTCGCGAGGGTGCGACAGGTGCTCCCGCTCGCGGTCACCGGTTTGGCGGCGCTCACTGGCTTGCTCGTCCTGACCGGGCCGTCGCCGCTCGGACTCCCCGTCGGTGGCACGCTCGGCCTCGCGGCCGTCGTCCTCGGGAGCGTCGCGGCGGGCGGCCTCGCCGTCGCGCCGCTCACTGGCGTTCTCACCGGCGACGGCACGCTCGCCGACCGCGCACAGGACCGCGCGGAACTGTTCCCGGTCGGTGTCTTCGGCGGCCTCGTCCTGCTGACGACGGCCCTCCTCCTGCAAGCGCCCGCGACGGTGACTCCCAGCGTCGGCCCGGTCAACCTCGTCCCGGCCGTCGCGCTCGCCGGTGCGGTCGCGTCGGCGGCCCTCGCGGTCCTCCTGACCGTCGCGCGACGGTCGACGAGGGCGACGATTCAGCGCCGCCTGCTCGGCGAGGAACTGTCGCTCGCGCTGGCCGCCACGGTCGGCTACCTCGCGCTGGTGGGGCTACACGTCGCGCTGACGCAGGTCTCCTTTACCGTCCTCGGCGTCTCCGTCGCCAACGAGGGGTCGCTCTCCTTCCCGATGGTGATGCAGGCGTACATCCCGCTGGGGGCCGAACCCGGCGGCATCATGCCAGCCATCGTCGGGACGGTGTGGCTGGTCGTCGGCGCGACGCTCTTCGCGGTTCCCCTCGGCGTGGGCGCGGCCGTCTTCCTCACGGAGTACGCCGAGCAGGGCCGCTTCACGGCGCTGGTCGAAATCGCGACCAACGCGCTCTGGAGCACCCCGAGCATCGTCTTCGGCCTGTTCGGCGCGGCGTTTCTCGTCCCGCGACTGGGCGGCGACGAGTCGCTCATGGCCGGCATGCTCGTCCTCGGGTTCATGCTCCTCCCGCTGGTGCTCATCACCTCTCGGGAGGCCATCAAGGCCGTCCCCGACGAGTACCGGGACGCCAGCGCGGCGCTGGGCGTGACCCAGTGGGAGACGATTCGGAGCGTCGTCCTCCCGGCGGCGATGCCCGGCGTCATCACCGGCGTCATCCTCGGCGTCGGCCGCATCGCCGGGGAGACGGCCCCGCTCATCCTCGTGTTGGGGTCGACGCTGAACTCGACGGAGGCGGTGTCGGTCATCGACGGCTTCCGCTTCACGGCGACGCCGCCGTTCGTCGCCAACGACGCGTTGCTGTCGGCGTCGGCGTCCCTGCCGACGCAGGTGTGGGCGGTCATCGCCGCCGGCGTCAGCGGGTCGCCCTCGATGGGATGGGCGACGGCGTTCATCCTGCTGATGGTCGTCCTGACGTTCTACGCGGTGGGTATCGTTGCGCGGACGTACTTCCGGAGGAAACTGAACTATGAGTAACGCGATCAACGACGACGAGATGGAGACAGGTACAGAACCAGTGGCGGAACCGCAGTCGAGCGAGGGCGCCGGCGTCACGACGGCGGGCGAGAGCGAAGAGCGCGTCCGCGAGGCGTGGACGGACTACGAGTTCGACGGGACG
This window encodes:
- a CDS encoding PstS family phosphate ABC transporter substrate-binding protein, with amino-acid sequence MTQDSEKLSDRVSRRTFIATTGATGAAAIAGCSSGSSSESEGDGSSSDGASDDDSDSEEMTEAEETESGSGAPTALESGGSSTVYPIMNTASSYWNANRPASDTEYWPHGEYGIETDKALADYWAGLYGFEAGGEEGPPFQFTVGLSHSGTGVEKVMNGQHDIGNSSGNVEDELPDRDSYDQFVDHVVGVDGQPIVVSSEIADAGLEGITGQQLKDLYKGRISNWQEIDSSLPDREVQVLGRVKGSGTRTSFVSNVFGNPEEDTTVANRFGQNQRLAQAIAQADNAISYLALAFLDTDGVTPIALEWEGTTYAYGDDENGLDSTSYPLSRDLHCYTWEGTSKKEAAVINMVLHDFGQDLFVAPNDYFTLGKRRQEEEKAKLPDQV
- the pstC gene encoding phosphate ABC transporter permease subunit PstC, with protein sequence MIDDVRTNTRETILGGDAAEGSLLAVGASAVTLVATIAVFLFRPAMALPTLGAFAFVTAIGWVTYQAEMARLLTLVATVLTVLTVTFITIFLFASAVPAFVEHGLGLLLIPEQNGEPIWFFWLDALLPSAETYWNPLSGAYSLIPMIWATVVVTVIAGAIAGPLGLFGALFIAEVASDGMRELIKPGVEVLAGIPSIVYGFIGFQVLNGFVQTSFLDDGASFLIAGVVVGIMALPTVVSVGEDALSSVPDSMGDGSIAMGATRWQTMKSISIPAAFSGISAAVILGLGRAIGETMAVAAIMASGTLFADPLYDIFDANATLTSLIATQYGSASESTIDVLFVAGVMLFVIVAGMSVVSQYIEQQMKAKLRGNR
- the pstA gene encoding phosphate ABC transporter permease PstA, whose amino-acid sequence is MSDAYATERDDALVSAESNVYDRGLDGAIALSVVGFALGMITLVDLVPLDSTGAALGEFFLTILAVVVGGVGVVGLSSWANVTPVSAQRVRGIALGLVVGTLALTVAAYALPVSLATLLGGILLVEALGIAAAGVASATGVVDTEPNTSAGLLAGGVFGVVGLFIGAAIGGSLVGFDSLLWLVVALAAGAALTVLAVVPREDLGSTLPAALVVGTLGFTIATAVVGVGWQWDPQQLSGGFTGGAVIPGFVLFGAILSAWSAAKCRAGFGARGREYGAFLVINLNALLMVAIMVTIVVFVTLKGAGYAVHGLAIGAVSALVVLAPLAVLAVNTARTPAGTNEWHGGARQLFRLLPLATVGSIAAVLLSVLLTGDRLEYPFTYTVLVNRQSQTLDTFVAVTPETSVGSLLLAAPMLLLFVYFFRSYGSLRNVGSRNASVARVRQVLPLAVTGLAALTGLLVLTGPSPLGLPVGGTLGLAAVVLGSVAAGGLAVAPLTGVLTGDGTLADRAQDRAELFPVGVFGGLVLLTTALLLQAPATVTPSVGPVNLVPAVALAGAVASAALAVLLTVARRSTRATIQRRLLGEELSLALAATVGYLALVGLHVALTQVSFTVLGVSVANEGSLSFPMVMQAYIPLGAEPGGIMPAIVGTVWLVVGATLFAVPLGVGAAVFLTEYAEQGRFTALVEIATNALWSTPSIVFGLFGAAFLVPRLGGDESLMAGMLVLGFMLLPLVLITSREAIKAVPDEYRDASAALGVTQWETIRSVVLPAAMPGVITGVILGVGRIAGETAPLILVLGSTLNSTEAVSVIDGFRFTATPPFVANDALLSASASLPTQVWAVIAAGVSGSPSMGWATAFILLMVVLTFYAVGIVARTYFRRKLNYE